The DNA window CGGCTCGCTGTTCTCCCTTTTCCCCTCCCTCTTCTGGCCTCCGCCATCCCGCCTCACGCTTGTCATTTGCCTGTCGTTTTTTTTGTCAGATCCACGGGACTACCAGAACATTGTTCACTTCGTGCAACCGCCACAGAAGGAGCCGGAGGCAGACCTGACGACGTTTGTCTGTTTGCCGCTGGTGCTGGGGGCGGTGATGCTGCAGATGCACTTTCTCTTTTACGTCTGTTTTCTGTTGATCATCTCCAGCTGGCTGGGCTCCAAGTACGGGGAATTCAACTTCCAGCAGTACTCCTCTGTCATCATGATGTGCTCCATGGGTTTCATCATGCCCATGCTCCAGGGCAAGCCGACGCGacccgtcgcctcgccctcgccccctGCGTGAGCGGCTGCTCATACATGCATTTATAACTAAATATACACACAttcaaatatatatatgcgtgtatacatgtgtattTGCATATATAAGTCTACATATGCAAATTCATGAATGGATCGCTATGAGTGGGTTCGAAGAACCGCGGAGTGGATGCGTTTTATCGGTTTTTTAAGATCAATTTTTCTCTCTGAtgaggagaggacgcgggctGCGCTGACGCTGCGGACCGAGCGCGACTTCTGtggtcgtcttcttcccctaCTCGGCGAGAGTAGATTCTTCCTACGAGCGGAATTTCTTGATTTAAAAAAATCTCTGTGGTAGCGAGCACTAACACAGATCGATGCGACGCAGCGAGTGCAGACGCCGGTCATCGCGCAACACTAACTAAATCGCGATTTTTGCGGGCTGTCCACATCGAGAGTTCTTGTGAACACGCGAACGCGCCGCTTTCGCGCCAAGGAACTACCACGCACTGCTTGTTCGCTGCGACGGCACTTAAAAAATGGCTGCAGCGACACCTCAGGGGTCGTGGGCATATTGTAGTGTCGCAAACAAATACGCCTTCACGTCTCACATGTAATGCGCATATCGTTTACCGTAACGCTAAAGCGGATAACATCAGCGTAGGGAGAATTGAACGGAGACGGGCGTCGGTCTTTTTTTGAGGGGGCgagaaggcctcgcgcgttTCCACGGCGGCTC is part of the Besnoitia besnoiti strain Bb-Ger1 chromosome XII, whole genome shotgun sequence genome and encodes:
- a CDS encoding hypothetical protein (encoded by transcript BESB_023350): MATPALPPNDPRDYQNIVHFVQPPQKEPEADLTTFVCLPLVLGAVMLQMHFLFYVCFLLIISSWLGSKYGEFNFQQYSSVIMMCSMGFIMPMLQGKPTRPVASPSPPA